From one Lotus japonicus ecotype B-129 chromosome 3, LjGifu_v1.2 genomic stretch:
- the LOC130742851 gene encoding uncharacterized protein LOC130742851 → MLNKWCFEALDRTLNDIMKSHQSVDSGMPFGGKVVVLGGDFRQILPVIQKGSRSEIVSATINSSYLWKQCHVLKLTKNMRLISSKCHDEKIEIKRFADWLLDIGDGKVNTIDAEDSTIQIPDDLLILDSDNPIQSLIDFAYPQMLQNLNEKNYKFFEDRAILAPTLESVEIINTEMLGKIPGEIKEYLSCDTTCRSDEDSEVEAEWFTTEFLNNIQCSGIPNHKLSLKVGVPIMLLRNIDQAGGLCNGTRMIVKDMGKNVIVANVVSGKQLGEKVLISRMDLVPTDSGLPFKFVRRQFPIALCFAMTINKSQGQTLSHVGLYLPKPVFTHGQLYVALSRVKSRKGLKILLLDEDGLISKVTKNVVYNEVFQNV, encoded by the coding sequence ATGCTCAATAAATGGTGTTTTGAAGCATTGGACCGGACTTTAAATGATATAATGAAGTCGCATCAAAGTGTTGATAGTGGCATGCCTTTTGGGGGTAAAGTGGTGGTTTTGGGTGGAGATTTTAGGCAAATTTTGCCAGTTATTCAGAAAGGAAGTCGTTCTGAAATTGTTAGTGCCACAATCAATTCGTCTTATCTTTGGAAGCAATGTCATGTGCTAAAACTTACCAAAAACATGAGGCTTATTAGCTCAAAATGTCATGATGAAAAGATTGAAATTAAAAGGTTTGCTGACTGGCTATTAGACATTGGTGACGGAAAGGTGAATACAATTGATGCAGAAGATTCTACAATTCAGATTCCAGATGATCTTCTTATTCTTGACTCTGATAATCCAATTCAAAGTTTGATTGACTTTGCTTACCCTCAAATGCTGCAAAATTTGAATGAAAAGAATTACAAATTCTTTGAAGATAGGGCTATTTTGGCTCCTACATTAGAAAGTGTAGAAATTATTAATACTGAAATGCTAGGTAAAATTCCAGGTGAGATTAAAGAATATTTGAGTTGTGATACAACTTGCAGGTCAGATGAAGACTCAGAGGTCGAAGCAGAATGGTTCACAACTGAGTTCCTCAATAATATTCAATGTTCCGGTATACCAAATCAcaaattgagtttgaaagtgGGTGTCCCTATTATGTTGTTGCGCAACATTGACCAAGCAGGTGGACTTTGTAATGGTACTAGAATGATTGTTAAAGATATGGGAAAAAATGTTATTGTTGCCAATGTAGTATCAGGGAAGCAGTTAGGTGAGAAGGTTCTTATATCAAGAATGGATTTAGTACCTACAGACTCTGGTTTACCATTTAAATTTGTCAGGAGACAGTTTCCCATTgctttatgttttgcaatgacgattaataaaagtcaaggtCAGACGCTTTCTCATGTCGGTTTGTATTTGCCTAAGCCAGTATTTACTCATGGACAGTTATATGTTGCCTTATCAAGAGTAAAGTCCAGAAAAGGTCTCAAAATTTTATTGTTAGATGAAGATGGATTAATCTCAAAGGTCACCAAAAATGTGGTATACAATGAAGTTTTTCAAAACGTTTGA